GTGTGGAATCATTACAGCAGGTTGTTAATGTTATCAACGAAGCAGCGATAGCTGTTAATGATAAGACACGAACTATAAGAGAGAGTGCTATTCCTGAAGTTTTAGCAGGAGCTATTGGTGCTGGTATTGGTGGAGTAGGTTCATTTGCCGCGTTATATGGTTTGGGCTCAGTTGTCGGTTTATCTGCTGCAGGAATCACATCAGGACTTGCAGCGGCAGGCGGTATTGTTGGTGGTGGAATGGTTGCTGGAGTTTTCGTACTTGCTGCTCCGGTTGCTTTATTGGCAGCAGGTGGTGTTGGTCTTGCATCTCACTTAAGGCATAAACAGCTTAGACAGGAGAAAGAGCGTTTATATAAAGAAGCGCTTAAAAAGCATCAAGCCATTATTCAGGCGTTGAAGGATGAAGCAAATGCAGATAAGGAACGTCTGGATTATTTACAGAGTCTTAATATCCTGTTGACGCAGGCTATAAAAGATTTGAAGAAGGATTTAGGTGAAACTGCATGAGTAAGTTCAAATACTCTGATGGGGAACAGCAAATAAACAATGTTCTGAATTATCAGGCTCAAGAGCTCAAGAGCATTCAACGTCCTGATATGTCTGGAGTGGACAAGCGAATATCAGAGAGTGAAGAACTGCTAAAATCACTTGGTTATTCACTGACTGATATTCCAAAGATTATACCATCATCAGAGAGAAGAAAGCTTATTGTACCTACTTGGGAAGAAATGTGCGCTGAGGCTGAGAAGTCTGTTGGATACAGCACAGAACTGGAAACTCTTTTTACCAAGGAAGAGTTACAAGCAAATGAGCAGGCCATCAGCCTGTTAAATGAAGAATTCAATGCTGTACATCGACTTGATAAATTCGATATTACAATAAGTGCTGCGGCGGGATTATTAGCGGCTGCAGTAGATATTCTCTTAGTAGGTATTCCACATAAAACTCCTGATGGACTTAAAGCAGGAGCTTTGTCGAATTATATACGGGAATGGTTTGATGAAAAGTTTCCTGAAGAAGAAATGGAAAAGCTCGCAAACTCAAGAGTTAGCAAGGTTCCGTATGATGCTCAGGATAATAGAAGTACGACAGAATATGTTAACGGACTTTCTGCGTATTATCATAGGCTGCTATCTCTAGGACATGATCCTTTGCTTGGTCTGATATTCGGTGTGTTCGATATTATGACTGGTAGAATGACAACTATTGATAAAACGGGCAAAATCGTATCTCAGGTAATGGAGAATTATGCAGACAGAAAAGAAAGTAATATATTTGCAGCTATTGCTAAGCAAATAATCCATTTTAAGTCGGACATCACCACTTCAATGGGATTACCCGCTCCGTTGATGGGATTATTTAATTTTCTACAATTTGGTAGTATAGGTAAAGAGGAACAGACAATAGCAGAAATAGTACAAGGTATGTACTACGAAGGCTATGATTTCATTCATTTCTGTTCTATGTCAATTCCGACAATGATTATTGAAGTAGTAGTTAGATTAGGATATGCATTCAAAAGAATAAAAGAAGGCTATCCATTAAAAGAATCTATTCCGTTTTCTTTGAATAGAGAAAAACACCCGAAACTAAGCACGATGCTATTTATAGGTCATTCAGCTGCTACTGCGGTAAATGCCGGTAAAATATACTTTACAAAAAATCCAATGGCGATAAATTATCCACAGTGGATATCATTTGCTAAATATTCATATAAACAATTAAAGTGGGCGCTATTAGAAAAGCCAGAACTAAGGGATGCTTACGTGAGAGGAGCTATTCTTGAAGAATTAAGTGTGGTTTACGAAGAAGTAGATACAACTTTTAGAGAATATGCAGAAAAATATATTGTTGTATTCAATTAAAAATATATTATTTAGGTGCTGCTGCTTTGCTGATATATTAGTTTTGTAGTCAGGGTTAGCGACAGAACAGTATAGACACTTTTCAAAATACATGGTTGTGAGATCTGGTTGAATATTAAATGAGGAGCCTTTTGAATTAAGTAGGCTAAATATGGACTTTACTTAAGGGGGCGGTTGCTTGTTGCCTTTGGATTTATTTGATAATGATTCCTTGACAGACCTTGAAAGAAAAATAACAAAATACGTAAATAAAAATTTAGAATGCATCATCAGGGTACTGTTGGATTTCTTGGAAGATAACAATGGATTTACTTCAGAGGATTTCCTGCCATATAATAACTTAAAAATTGATAACAAAACATGGATTGAAATGGTTTATGATTTATATGACATAGTCCGTTCTGATGTAATAAGGAATTATATCAAACCAAAGTATGAATTTTTACTCTATGCGATACTTCAATGGTGGGATGATTGTAATGACAATCCTGATGATCTTCTTGAAAAACTTGATAGTGGTTTAATGGATGAAATTCAAAAAACATATAGTTCTGAGGAAGGTGATAATTATGTTTTAAATGCTATTACTGAGTTTGAAGAATACTATTACATACTTTTTGCAGATCATGACTTTTTACCTAGCAACTTAGAAAGGCTGTTAATAATATATTTAAGAAATCCTGAACGGTTTAAGATGTATTTTCCAGATATAAATCTGGAAGAGTATCGAGAATTAATGCCTCAAGATTTACGAGAACAATTTGAAGAATTGAGTTATGGCTCAAGCGAACCCAGAAAAAAAGACTTGTCAGAAACCAATCTACTACAAGATTTACTTTATTGTAGTACAAAATTGCAAGCAAACCACAAGTATAAAAATTCTCTTGAAGATGAAATGAACGATTATATGCGTGACTTACTTGATGCAATGGGATATGATGTACGAGATCAGACAAGACAAGGGTCATCTAATACCGGGAAGCAGGCAGGAGAAGTAGATATTTTAGTGAGAATTGAAAATTTTCCTTATTCTATAATAGAAGCTCTAAAATTATCAAGCATTGATAAGGCATACATAGCTGAACACATTGACAAGATATACAAATATGACACACATGGTCATAGATGTAATTTTATTATCTCATATGTTAATATAGGCAATTTCAGAAAGTTTTGGGAAAGTTACTTATTATTTATAAAGAAATATAATTATCCACATAAACTGGTTAGTTATTCAGTGCCGCAAGACAACCAATACGCCGAATTGAAATGGGCGATCACAGAACTGAAACGTAATGATACTGTAACTAAGCTCTATCACATAGTTATACATATTCCGAGTTAAAGTCCATAGAAACAGTGCTTGCGGTTGCTGTTTATATGTAGCTTTCGGTAATTATAGAAGTGACATAGTTTCTTACTGCACAATTATCGGGGTTAACAAGATTACCAGCAACTAATCTCAATGTTTATTGACGGATGTGTATAATTAAGATATGCATAAACAAGCGACCACATATATTGATATGTTCCCGCGAACGTCGGTTTCTGGGAAAACAGCCAAAAACCCATTGATATGTTCCCACGTACAGATGGTGCCAAAAATCGCCCTCAGACATCAATTCAATCAACTCAAGCCATCCGGAGATGGCAATCTTAATGTCACACAAAGACAAATAAATAGGCCCTAAATGGATTGAAATCAAGGTTTCCAGACTTTTGGTAAATATTGCCGGATGATGGGAACCTTGTTTTTTTACTTTAAAAGAATGGATTGATCTTTATATGTGTTCCTTTTTATAGTGTATTCGAGAAGCAACTTCTTGCTTTTTATAGCAAAGACAACTGACGACGTATGACGGGTGACATCTATAGAAGACTTCGTCATAAACCAGAGTTACGGATAGTTGAAGTATATATAGGAATTGACGGGAATCATCAAAATGAATTCATTTGCAATTCTAAGTTTCCAATAGGGTCGGAAAAAAATGATAAAACCATTAGATGATTTGAAAGAAAATTTTGTCGATAAAAATAAAATAATGTTGAAACTTGTCGTTTACGCTGTAATATGTTATTCTATTATAGGATAAATAAAAGTTATGGGGTTATTTGCTTTTTAATCTTGCTTTTCTAGGCATAGGAGCAATTTTCACCTCAAATTGCAAATAGGGTTCTCAACAAGAAAAACTCGGTGATATTTTTGAAAAATAGATTCAACATTTTGCATGATTCAATAGATTCTCATTTTGCGGGAAGATGGAAATCTTTAAACAGAATGAGTCATTGAAATTTACAAAGGGGGAACTATTTAGAGATATAGAGCTGCAGTTGAACTGAAAATACTAGGGGGTAGCAAATGAATAAGATTAAAAGTGCAATAAAGGCGAGAATCAAAAACATAAAGACATTGAACTTTACAAGATTAGTACTTATATCATTTTTGATAGTGTAAATAGCTATTATAGGAACTCTTTCATTAGTAGCTATCAGTGCTATCAGAGAACAGGCAGAGTTGAAAGTTGAGAAGCAGCTGCAAGTAGATTCTATATCGGGAGCATCTTTGGTAAATGACTGGGTAGATTATAAACTTAAAGAGACAGAGATCGCAAGCGAAATGATTAAACCTTTAGAGGATGAAGACTCTGTCAGACGTCAGCTTAACAACATTATAATAGATGATGACGTTATATTAATCTACGTAGGATATGAAAATAATACGCTGATAGCAAATAAAGCAGATTATCAGGTAGACGAGAGTATAGACATTAGGCAAATGGAATGGTATAAAGACGCGCTGACAAATGAGGGCATTTATTTGTCTGATCCTTATGATGACGTAGTTACTGGAAAAGAGGTAGTTACATTTTCAAAGAAATTAACTGACGAAAACGGGAAAATAGTAGGTGTAATCGCATTAGACGTTTCTTTAGAAGACGTACATACACATATTAAAGAGATTAATCTGTATGATGGTAAGGAAGACATTTTCGTAGTAGGTAATGCTGGACAGATAATAGCCAATAAAAAAGAAGGCGACAGATCCAAAGATGCATCTGCTGAAAATGATGAAGTAGATGCGATATCTTCAGTAACTGTAACAATAAAGGAAGAAGATAATATTAAAGAAAATGTAGGCGAGTTAACAGACACTGCAATATTGGACAAAATAAGTAAAAGTGCCACAGGTGCATTCAGAGCAAAACATGACGGTGCAGAATTAATCTACTACTATAGATTAATTCCTGGCACAGCATGGAAAATAGTTATTGAAGTCCCTTACGAAATAGTAGAAAATGAAATTAAGCCTATTATAAAGGATTTATCAGTTTTCATACTTATTGTATCAGCTATTTCATTGGGAGTAGTAGCTTTCATGGTTCTTGTATTAATGAAGAGAATTCTTCTAAGGTTAGCTGAAAAAGTTAATCAAATTGCAGAGGGAGATTTGACCGTAAGCGTAGACAGAATGTTAGTTAACTCTACGGATGTAATAGGAACAACGGCTAAAGCAATAGAGGGTATGAAAGAACAACTGGCATTCATCGTAAATGGGTTAAAGATGTCATTAGTACAATTGAATGACGTTGTGACAGAGGTAAAGGACTCTACGGTTGAATTACAAGATCAGTCTGAAGAAACAAGTGCAACGGTAGAAGAACTATCTGCCGGTATGGAAGAATCAAGCGCAACAACAGAAGAAGTAAGCGCTTCAATGATTACTGTCAGAGATAATCTGAATAATATTGTAACTATTACTGAAAATTCAATGCAAATGATTGATGGAATTTCTGTGAAAGCTGAAAGGATTAAAGATGAGGCTAAAGAGGCAACTTTTAAGGCAAATGCAATTTATCAAGAAAGCAAAACAGAATTAGATAAGGCTATACGGAAAGCAAAGATGGTTGAAGATATTAAATCTTTAGCCGATGCTATCAGGGAAATAGCAAATACTACTAACTTATTATCATTGAATGCATCTATTGAAGCTGCCAGAGCTGGTGAGCATGGTAAAGGTTTTGCAGTAGTAGCTGATGAAATTAAAACCTTAGCTGAACAGTCAAAAGCAACTGTAGAGCAAATACAAAATAAAATAGTAACAGTAGTAGAAGCAGTGGAAAACTTGGCTGAAAGAAGTAACCAACTGATAGAATTCATAGATGACCAAGTAATTAATGACTATAAACATATGGTTAGTATCGGTGAGTCATACAGCAAAGATGCTAACGATATCAGAGCTGATGTAGAAGCCCTTGTTAAAGTTATTGAAGAGTTAGCAGCTAGTGGAGAACAGATTACTACGGCAATCACCGAAATAAGTACTACGATTTCGGAAAGTGCTGCCGGTACAGATCAAATTGCCCAGCAGTCAGCTATCATTGTACAAAGAGTAAATACTATAAACGATAGTATGAAAGTATTAAGCGAAAGAAATGAAGCAATAGAGCAAATAATTAGTAAGTTCACAGTTTAATTGAATTTATCAGGCGTATGAACAACCACTATATTCTGGCTTATATAACTCGGATTATAGTGGTTGTTGTTCTATTTATTATATTTAAGAAGGCGTAGTATTTACTTTAAGCATTGAAATGATGGTAGATGGTATTGCAAAAAATTCCAAGTGTATAAGCGTCATTGCCTTTTTGTTGTATTTTCTAATGTTGGTTTTATCTGGAACAACACTTCCATGTTTAAACACGAGGATATGTTCCTTTTGCCGTGTAAACTTAGTAAGAAAGTTATGGGAATTATTAAGAAAATGTATTATATAGAAACTTATTTTTATTGCATACGGAAGCAAAGCAATTGCATTGAAAATGATTGGGTTGAGTGATTTGATATCGGGTTTCCTATAAGTTGGACAGATAGAATCTTCAAATACATAAAAAACAGTTTATAGATACTTAAAGAAAATATAGATTGCAAATTTCGACTAAAATCATTATACTTAAATTGGAATTTTATTGAAACATACTAATAAAATTATGGGTTTGGCAAAAGTGACAACCATTTTGGTGTTGCAAGTTTCAAGTTCAATATAAAGGAGAACGAAAATATGGGAGAATTGAATCCAATAAATACTTCAAAAAGCAAAGCAATATTATACGTTATTGTTCTTTCAATGGCGTTTGTTGCTGTTGCAGGTACATTTGCCCTGTTTCAAAAGGGACATGAAAAAAAGGAGAATGCGCAGATAATTACAGTTTCTACTCTGGAAAAAATCATCAAAGTCAGTGAACTCTCTACTTTTACTGCTGTATACAATGGGATTGCTGAAGTGAAGAACAATAATAATCCTGATCAGACCGACTATTTTGTATCGTATGAAGCACGGGTAAATGCAGGAATTGACTTTGATAAAATTGTTATCACAGTGGATGATGAAGCCAAAACAATAAAAGTAGATATTCCGGATGCTTATATAACCGATATCAATGTGGATATATCGTCCTTGGATTTTATTTTCTACAACCAACAAGCAAACAGATCAACTATAACGCAGGAAGCGTTTAAAGCTTGTGAAGCAGATGTTCGGGAAGAAAGTGAGAAGGAGAATGCCATTCTTAAACTGGCTCAACAGAATGCTGTAAATGTAATAAAGGCGTTGGTAAATCCGATTATAGAGCAATTAGATGCTAACTACACTTTGGTGATTGAATAAGGGGGGCTGGGAATGAAAAAAATATTAATTCTTTTCCTGACGGTTATTATACTATTGATAAGCACATCTTGCGATCAAAAAGAACCAGAACCTGTCAACATGGAACCAAAGGTATCGCAAATGAAATCAATTTGTGAGTTAGCTGTAATGGAGTGCTATTACCACAATGTTGCAAAATTAAAAGAGGAGGATGCGGAAGGAATACTCTGGTGGAAGAAGGACAAGCATTTTTGGATAGAGTACAGTGGCATAGTAAAATTGGGTATTGATGCATCACTGGTAAACATGGAGGTAAACGGTACACAAATCACAATAACGCTTCCCGAAGCCAAAGTGCTTGGTTGTAAAGTAGATTCTACATCGCTTCAAGAAGGCTCATATATTGTAGATGTCAAATCTGCAACTATAAGTGCAGAAGATGAAGTGAAAGCTTTTGCAGAAGCTCAGCGACAATTAGAAGAAAACGCAGCCAGCAATCGGGCTCTTTTGGCAGAAGCGCAGCAAAGAGCACAAACCTTGCTGGAAGAATATATCATCAATATTGGAAATGCCTTGGGCAAAGAATATTCTATTCAATGGGTTTATCTGGATTCTCAAGGGAAGCCTCTTGGCAGTATTGTTAACATACCTGATACTGAAGATGAATCATCCAATACAGAGAATTCCTCTAACTAAGACCTTGTTTCTCTGTGCAGAATCATATTAAGTCTTTATAACACAGAGATACATATACGTTTTGAAAATAGAATTTATGCTATTAGTATTACTGTAACTAATTTCCAAGCCATTCTGATATGCTCCTCATCTTTTACCAGGTTCTGAAGGTAAGGATGGATTGATATCAGCATATTTAATTAATGCTAGCCTACACCTCATATCTCGTGTTATACTTGTCATACGGAAATGCTTCCTTTCAAAATATATTTTTGTTGTGGTGACTTAAATATAACACAAAGAGAGCATTTCCGTTTTACTCTATTTTGATTTTCAACACATATATTGTAAGCTTACAACAGGAAAAGATATTTCCGTGATATGATATCGCTAGAATTAGCAGTATATCAAAATATAACTTTATCAAGAATGAAAATAAGATTATAACAGGAGGAAAAGATTTGAAACTTATTTCATGGAATATTGATTCATTAAATTCAGCCTTAACAGGTGTATCAGAACGAGCGGTATTAAGCCGTAAGGTAATGGATACCATTGCGGAAATTGGTCCCGAAGTTCTTGCTTTACAAGAAACTAAGCTGCCAAAGGATGGACCATCAAAAAAACACTTAGAAATCTTAAAGGATATGTTTCCAGAATATGAAGTCGTGTGGAACAGTTCAGTAGAACCTGCACGTAAAGGATATGCCGGGACTATGTTTTTGTATAAGAACAGTTTAAAACCGATTGTGACCTTCCCCAAAATCGGTGCACCAGGCACTATGGATTTTGAAGGCAGAATAATCACATTGGAATTTGATAAGGTCTACATAACACAAGTGTATACTCCAAATGCAGGCGATGGTTTAAAGCGTTTAAAGGAACGACAGATTTGGGATATTAAATATGCAGAATATCTGCAAAGTCTGGACCAAGAAAAGTATGTAATTGCAACAGGTGATTTTAATGTAGCTCACAGAGAAATTGATCTGGCTCACCCTGACAGCAATCATAATTCAGCTGGATTTACTGATGAGGAGCGAGAAGGTTTTACCAATCTCTTAAAAATAGGTTTTACAGATACCTTTCGTTACATACATGGTGATGTTACTGGTGTTTATTCCTGGTGGGGACAGCGTGTCAAGACCAGTAAAATTAATAATTCCGGCTGGAGAATTGACTATTGGCTGGTGAGTGATCGAATCGCAAATAAGGTTCTGAAATCTGAAATGATTGATTCGGGACCAAGGCAAGACCACACGCCTATATTGCTGGAAATTGACTTGCAGGTATAAATTAAGGAAAAAGGCTGTGCAAAGTTCATATTGAAAGCAATATCAGTGTATAGAAACATAAGGACTATTCCTGTAATACCAAAAATGAGATGCTCATCCATGCAATTAGATTGTTTGATCTCGACAACAAGGTAAATAGAAAGTAAGGAGTTGACTATGCAATAGCAGATTCTTTAGAATAAGGAGGCAGAGCTATAATTAAATGCTGAGGACTTTATTCCTTTTTGGAAAGTACTTTGATTAAAAAACATTGTACCACAGAGGATTAGAGTCCTCAATTTTTATTTAAGTTAACAAAACGATTATAAATATACGGAGAGAAATTCTGATGCTAAATTTGTATGGATATCCAAAACGAAAAAGAAGGAATGAATATGGAACCGGTTATAAGTAAATCAAGACAGCTCTATATTGAAAGAATAAATGTTGTTCAGGATTATATAGAAAATCATTTGGATGAAGAAATTAATATTCAAAAGCTTTCAGAAATTGCATCTTTTTCCGAGTATCATTTTCAAAGGATTTTTAAGCAGTTCACATCTGAAAGTTTATATAGCTTTATTAAACGATTGCGCCTTGAAAAGGCTATTTTTCTTCTTCGAAGCAATCCCAAACTCACAATACAAGACATTGCACTTTCAGTTGGCTTTTCAAATCAGGCTTCCTTTGCAAAAGCATTAAAAGAAAAATATCAGGTTAATGCCAGCCAGATCAGGAAAATGGATGATTTCCAAATTAATTTGATGATTAGTAGAAACCGCACGAATGGAAAAGTATTGGCAAATA
The Defluviitalea raffinosedens genome window above contains:
- a CDS encoding DUF4230 domain-containing protein, with the translated sequence MGELNPINTSKSKAILYVIVLSMAFVAVAGTFALFQKGHEKKENAQIITVSTLEKIIKVSELSTFTAVYNGIAEVKNNNNPDQTDYFVSYEARVNAGIDFDKIVITVDDEAKTIKVDIPDAYITDINVDISSLDFIFYNQQANRSTITQEAFKACEADVREESEKENAILKLAQQNAVNVIKALVNPIIEQLDANYTLVIE
- a CDS encoding DUF4230 domain-containing protein: MKKILILFLTVIILLISTSCDQKEPEPVNMEPKVSQMKSICELAVMECYYHNVAKLKEEDAEGILWWKKDKHFWIEYSGIVKLGIDASLVNMEVNGTQITITLPEAKVLGCKVDSTSLQEGSYIVDVKSATISAEDEVKAFAEAQRQLEENAASNRALLAEAQQRAQTLLEEYIINIGNALGKEYSIQWVYLDSQGKPLGSIVNIPDTEDESSNTENSSN
- a CDS encoding methyl-accepting chemotaxis protein produces the protein MKVEKQLQVDSISGASLVNDWVDYKLKETEIASEMIKPLEDEDSVRRQLNNIIIDDDVILIYVGYENNTLIANKADYQVDESIDIRQMEWYKDALTNEGIYLSDPYDDVVTGKEVVTFSKKLTDENGKIVGVIALDVSLEDVHTHIKEINLYDGKEDIFVVGNAGQIIANKKEGDRSKDASAENDEVDAISSVTVTIKEEDNIKENVGELTDTAILDKISKSATGAFRAKHDGAELIYYYRLIPGTAWKIVIEVPYEIVENEIKPIIKDLSVFILIVSAISLGVVAFMVLVLMKRILLRLAEKVNQIAEGDLTVSVDRMLVNSTDVIGTTAKAIEGMKEQLAFIVNGLKMSLVQLNDVVTEVKDSTVELQDQSEETSATVEELSAGMEESSATTEEVSASMITVRDNLNNIVTITENSMQMIDGISVKAERIKDEAKEATFKANAIYQESKTELDKAIRKAKMVEDIKSLADAIREIANTTNLLSLNASIEAARAGEHGKGFAVVADEIKTLAEQSKATVEQIQNKIVTVVEAVENLAERSNQLIEFIDDQVINDYKHMVSIGESYSKDANDIRADVEALVKVIEELAASGEQITTAITEISTTISESAAGTDQIAQQSAIIVQRVNTINDSMKVLSERNEAIEQIISKFTV
- a CDS encoding exodeoxyribonuclease III — translated: MKLISWNIDSLNSALTGVSERAVLSRKVMDTIAEIGPEVLALQETKLPKDGPSKKHLEILKDMFPEYEVVWNSSVEPARKGYAGTMFLYKNSLKPIVTFPKIGAPGTMDFEGRIITLEFDKVYITQVYTPNAGDGLKRLKERQIWDIKYAEYLQSLDQEKYVIATGDFNVAHREIDLAHPDSNHNSAGFTDEEREGFTNLLKIGFTDTFRYIHGDVTGVYSWWGQRVKTSKINNSGWRIDYWLVSDRIANKVLKSEMIDSGPRQDHTPILLEIDLQV